The Romeriopsis navalis LEGE 11480 genome includes a region encoding these proteins:
- a CDS encoding restriction endonuclease → MSVPDYQSFLLPLLEFLHDGSKHSIREAYETLATRLNLTEEDLNELLPSGQQTKYENRVGWAAQHLKKASLIDKPARGTLQITERGVEVLAQKLSSLDSKFLQQYPEYLIFIGRSPRTNQPSNNDVGQASISQTPEEILQESYQALQAELAEELLHKLKSSSPAFFERVVVDLLVGMGYGGSRKEAGKAIGRSGDGGIDGIISEDPLGLDNIYIQAKRWEGTVGRPVIQAFAGSLEGFRARKGVVITTSGFSKEAKEYVTLIEKKIILINGEMLVDLMIDNNIGVDEKERFVLKKIDSDYFEDDA, encoded by the coding sequence ATGTCTGTACCCGATTATCAGAGTTTTTTGTTGCCCCTCCTCGAATTTCTTCATGATGGCTCAAAACATTCGATTCGGGAAGCATATGAAACATTGGCAACTCGACTCAATCTCACAGAGGAAGATCTCAACGAATTACTACCTAGCGGTCAACAGACAAAATACGAAAACCGTGTTGGCTGGGCCGCACAGCATTTGAAAAAAGCTAGTCTTATCGATAAACCAGCAAGAGGAACACTCCAAATCACTGAACGTGGAGTTGAAGTCCTTGCACAAAAGTTATCCAGTTTAGATAGCAAATTTCTACAACAATACCCTGAGTATCTAATCTTCATAGGTCGATCACCCCGAACAAACCAACCCTCAAACAATGACGTAGGACAAGCATCAATCTCTCAAACCCCCGAAGAAATCCTGCAAGAGAGTTACCAAGCCCTACAAGCTGAACTAGCAGAAGAACTTTTACACAAGCTCAAATCTTCCTCCCCAGCTTTTTTCGAGCGCGTGGTAGTCGACTTGCTAGTAGGCATGGGTTATGGCGGTTCACGCAAAGAAGCCGGAAAAGCGATCGGACGCAGTGGTGATGGTGGAATTGATGGAATTATTAGTGAAGACCCACTCGGACTCGATAACATCTATATTCAAGCAAAACGTTGGGAAGGAACCGTCGGCCGCCCCGTCATTCAAGCATTTGCAGGCAGTTTAGAAGGATTTCGCGCACGTAAAGGCGTTGTCATAACGACCTCTGGATTTTCCAAAGAGGCCAAGGAATACGTGACGCTTATCGAGAAGAAAATCATTCTGATTAACGGTGAAATGCTGGTCGATTTGATGATTGACAATAATATCGGCGTTGATGAAAAGGAGCGTTTTGTGCTCAAAAAGATCGACTCAGATTATTTTGAAGACGACGCCTAA
- a CDS encoding hemolysin family protein: MPSSAFNLFIVLLLIIANAIFVMSEMAIVSARKVRLQQNAQQGDRRARAALKLANNPNNFLAAVQVGITMIAIVSGAFGEKTLSEILQPLLNSIPGLTNYSQAIAFVLSIITITYLTLIVGELVPKRLALNSPESIAGTIAGPMSVIAKIAAPIVYLLSNSTDIVIRLLGIRPSDEPQVTEEEIRVMIEQGTEAGMFEQAEEDIMKRVFQLGDRRVSSIMTPRPEIIWLDLDDSDDENRQTLREQSHARYPICRDGLDTILGITQVYDLLRDSMDEQPLDFTSKMLPPLFVPESTRALKVLDQFKQTGNQMAFVVDEYGVIQGLVTLTDILQALVGDLPSAEELAEPQAIKREDGSWLFDGMLPIYEFKALLDIEDEELPGEQRGSFQTLGGFVVMHLGKIPISTDHFTWNDYRFEVMDMDGNRVDKVLVGPAEIL, from the coding sequence ATGCCATCCTCGGCTTTCAACCTGTTTATTGTCTTGCTGCTGATTATTGCCAACGCGATTTTTGTCATGTCCGAAATGGCGATCGTTTCCGCCCGCAAGGTCAGACTGCAACAAAACGCCCAGCAAGGCGATCGACGAGCCAGAGCGGCCCTCAAGCTAGCCAACAATCCCAATAACTTCCTCGCCGCCGTCCAAGTTGGCATCACCATGATTGCCATCGTCTCCGGTGCCTTTGGCGAAAAAACGCTCTCCGAAATTCTCCAACCACTGCTCAACAGCATCCCCGGTTTAACCAACTATAGCCAAGCCATCGCCTTTGTCCTATCGATTATCACCATCACCTACCTCACCCTGATTGTCGGTGAACTGGTGCCAAAACGCCTCGCCCTCAACTCCCCAGAATCGATCGCGGGGACGATCGCCGGTCCCATGAGCGTGATCGCCAAGATTGCCGCGCCGATCGTCTATCTCCTCAGCAACTCCACCGATATCGTGATTCGGCTCCTCGGCATTCGACCATCCGATGAGCCACAAGTCACAGAAGAAGAAATTCGGGTCATGATCGAACAAGGCACCGAAGCCGGCATGTTCGAGCAAGCAGAAGAAGACATTATGAAGCGTGTCTTCCAACTGGGCGATCGCCGCGTTAGTTCGATCATGACCCCGCGCCCCGAAATTATCTGGCTCGACCTCGACGATAGCGATGACGAAAATCGTCAAACCCTGCGCGAGCAATCTCACGCTCGCTACCCAATCTGCCGCGACGGACTCGATACAATTCTCGGCATCACCCAGGTTTACGACTTGCTGCGCGACAGCATGGACGAGCAACCATTAGATTTCACTAGCAAAATGCTGCCACCGCTGTTTGTCCCAGAAAGTACGCGGGCGCTTAAGGTCCTCGATCAATTCAAGCAGACCGGGAATCAAATGGCCTTTGTGGTCGATGAATATGGCGTCATACAAGGTCTGGTCACCTTAACCGATATTTTGCAAGCACTGGTGGGGGATCTCCCCTCAGCGGAAGAACTCGCCGAACCCCAAGCAATCAAACGGGAAGACGGGTCTTGGTTATTCGACGGAATGCTGCCCATTTATGAATTCAAAGCGTTACTTGACATTGAAGACGAAGAGCTCCCTGGCGAACAGCGAGGCAGCTTCCAAACACTGGGGGGCTTTGTTGTGATGCATCTGGGGAAAATTCCCATTTCAACGGATCACTTTACTTGGAACGACTATCGCTTCGAAGTCATGGACATGGATGGCAACCGGGTCGATAAAGTCTTAGTGGGACCCGCTGAGATTCTCTAG